Proteins found in one Salvia splendens isolate huo1 chromosome 10, SspV2, whole genome shotgun sequence genomic segment:
- the LOC121751867 gene encoding uncharacterized mitochondrial protein AtMg00810-like, whose amino-acid sequence MKQPLGSEQGSPNLVCKLNESLYGLKQASRAWFFTVHSVLISLGFSQSKADASFFHKSSNDKVIYLLIYVDDILITGNSPSRIQDVIDKMSSHFSLKNLGEVQTFLGIEVSKTDQGIHLNQSTYIKELLSKLNMQDAKGISTPTISSPHLSKSDGNFIPGGKLYRSTVGALQYVRISRPEISYSVNKVSQYMASPLDTHWKAVKRILRYLVGTIDFSLHIRRSNNMVSAFCDSDWASDLDDRKSVTGYCTFLRSNLIYWCSKKQSIISRSSTEAEYRSLAHAASEVTWIMSLLSEINMLPPKPPTI is encoded by the coding sequence ATGAAGCAGCCTCTGGGATCCGAACAAGGCTCTCCCAACCTTGTTTGCAAATTAAACGAGTCACTCTATGGTTTGAAACAAGCTTCAAGAGCTTGGTTTTTCACAGTACACTCAGTTCTGATCTCTCTTGGTTTCTCACAATCTAAGGCAGATGCCTCCTTCTTTCACAAGTCTTCAAATGACAAAGTGATCTACCTTTtaatctatgttgatgatatattAATCACTGGGAATTCTCCTTCACGCATACAAGATGTCATTGACAAAATGAGctctcatttttctttaaaGAATCTAGGCGAGGTGCAGACGTTCTTGGGAATTGAAGTGAGCAAAACTGATCAAGGGATTCACCTTAATCAGTCAACATATATAAAAGAGCTCTTGTCCAAACTCAACATGCAAGATGCCAAAGGAATATCCACTCCCACGATTTCCTCTCCTCATCTCAGCAAGTCAGATGGCAATTTCATTCCCGGCGGGAAACTCTACAGAAGCACAGTAGGCGCCCTGCAATATGTCAGAATTTCTCGTCCTGAAATAAGTTATTCTGTCAACAAAGTGAGCCAATACATGGCCTCTCCTCTTGACACTCATTGGAAGGCTGTGAAACGCATTCTCCGCTATCTGGTTGGCACAATTGACTTCAGTCTTCACATTCGTCGCTCGAATAACATGGTTAGTGCCTTTTGTGACTCAGATTGGGCCTCGGATCTTGATGACAGGAAGTCAGTCACTGGATATTGCACTTTTCTTAGGTCTAATCTTATTTATTGGTGCTCAAAGAAACAATCTATCATATCTCGCTCGAGCACTGAAGCTGAATATCGCAGCCTTGCTCATGCTGCATCTGAGGTCACTTGGATCATGTCTCTACTTTCTGAAATTAACATGCTGCCACCCAAACCACCCACCATTTAG